In Glycine max cultivar Williams 82 chromosome 7, Glycine_max_v4.0, whole genome shotgun sequence, a single window of DNA contains:
- the LOC100818656 gene encoding transcription factor DUO1, translating to MHGKKEQEEYIRKGPWKAEEDEMLLKHVKKYGPRDWSSIRSKGLLQRTGKSCRLRWVNKLRPNLKNGCKFSLEEERVVIELQAQFGNRWAKIASYLPGRTDNDVKNFWSSRQKRLARILQTSATPKSQKNKTRVPSLHDPPKFSSPSEGEPSSKPQSCSLPYIDNSEVIKMVSLPDLIKSELPSSDTIHVEQEFTLFENYKSTEQIAFPQIPELQNGLTFSMENQDLLPTIDEPCFIEELCPLDASEFGIGPQHPIGFPFFQPPGSCRLGTGDAIDNSKISDSFFDDFPVDMFDHMDPPASPSNL from the exons ATGCacgggaaaaaggagcaagaaGAATACATAAGGAAAGGACCATGGAAAGCAGAAGAAGATGAGATGCTACTGAAGCATGTGAAGAAGTATGGTCCCAGAGATTGGAGCTCCATTCGATCCAAAGGTCTTCTTCAAAGGACTGGCAAGTCGTGTCGTCTTCGTTGGGTCAATAAGCTTCGACCAAACCTCAAGAA TGGTTGCAAGTTTTCACTTGAGGAAGAGAGGGTTGTAATAGAGTTGCAGGCACAATTTGGGAACAGGTGGGCTAAGATTGCATCCTATTTGCCAGGGAGAACAGACAATGATGTCAAAAATTTCTGGAGCAGTAGGCAAAAGAGGTTGGCTAGGATTCTGCAAACATCAGCAACTCCTAAATcgcagaaaaataaaactagagTTCCTTCCCTTCATGAT CCTCCTAAGTTCAGTTCACCATCAGAGGGAGAACCATCATCAAAGCCTCAGTCATGCTCACTGCCCTACATTGATAATTCTGAGGTTATCAAAATGGTGTCTTTGCCAGATCTCATAAAGTCTGAGTTGCCTAGTTCTGACACAATCCATGTTGAACAAGAGTTTACCCTTTTTGAGAACTACAAAAGCACTGAACAGATTGCATTTCCTCAGATTCCAGAACTCCAAAATGGCCTCACATTCTCAATGGAAAACCAAGATCTCTTGCCCACAATTGATGAGCCATGTTTCATTGAAGAATTGTGTCCTCTTGATGCATCTGAGTTTGGAATAGGTCCACAACACCCCATTGGGTTCCCTTTCTTTCAGCCACCAGGAAGTTGCAGATTAGGAACAGGGGATGCAATTGATAACTCCAAAATCAGTGACAGCTTCTTCGATGATTTCCCTGTGGACATGTTTGATCACATGGACCCACCTGCAAGCCCTTCAAACCTCTGA
- the LOC100811704 gene encoding uncharacterized protein isoform X1 translates to MASSGVAGTSTPEFYQNVVVMRHGDRIDNFEPMWVSTATRPWDPPLIQQGRVRAFATGRKFRNNLPFTLHRVFVSPFLRCIQTAAEVVVALSAIAAGDDPNVIVGDDVPIDPSKLKVSVEYGLCEMMSRDAIRLEVAPKDGNWGFDVSEREAMLPAGTVDKNVERVYKELPKWEEDPNLHTRPRYKQIVKDLADKYHTENLLLVTHGEGVGVALSSFKKDVTVYEVDYCGYVQLRRPIFKKDQSFTAGEFEVLNHNGQTGVNFIPN, encoded by the exons ATGGCTTCAAGTGGCGTTGCGGGAACTTCCACACCCGAATTCTACCAGAACGTCGTCGTAATGCGTCACGGCGATCGCATCGACAACTTCGAACCCATGTGGGTGTCCACCGCTACCCGACCCTGGGACCCACCCCTTATCCAACAGGGTCGGGTCCGAGCCTTCGCCACGGGTCGCAAGTTCCGCAACAACCTCCCTTTCACTCTCCACCGCGTCTTCGTCTCTCCCTTCCTCCGATGCATCCAAACCGCCGCCGAAGTCGTCGTTGCACTCTCTGCCATCGCCGCCGGCGACGACCCCAACGTCATCGTCGGCGATGACGTCCCAATCGATCCCTCCAAACTCAAG GTCTCTGTTGAATATGGGTTATGTGAAATGATGAGCAGGGACGCTATCAGACTTGAGGTGGCTCCTAAAGATGGAAATTGGGGCTTTGATGTATCAGAGCGTGAGGCCATGCTTCCGGCTGGGACAGTGGATAAGAATGTGGAACGGGTCTATAAAGAG TTGCCCAAGTGGGAAGAAGATCCCAATTTGCACACAAGGCCTAGATATAAGCAAATAGTTAAAGACCTTGCAGACAAATATCATACTGAGAACTTGCTGCTTGTCACACACG GGGAAGGTGTTGGGGTGGCTCTTTCTTCATTCAAAAAGGATGTTACAGTGTACGAAGTTGATTACTGTGGATACGTCCAACTTAGACGCCCAATTTTCAAGAAAGACCAGTCATTTACTGCAGGAGAATTTGAAGTTCTTAATCACAATGGTCAAACTGGCGTAAATTTCATCCCAAATTAA
- the LOC100819727 gene encoding hydroquinone glucosyltransferase — translation MEVTTHIAIVSVPVYSHLRSILEFSKRLVHLHRDIHVTCINPTFGSPCNNTKALFHSLPSNISYTFLPPINMEDLPHDTHPAILVQVTISRSLPLIHDALKTLHSSSNLVAIISDGLVTQVLPFGKELNILSYTYFPSTAMLLSLCLYSSMLDKTITGEYRDLSEPIEIPGCIPIRGTDLPDPLQDRSGVAYKQFLEGNERFYLADGILVNNFFEMEEETIRALQQEEGRGIPSVYAIGPLVQKESCNDQGSDTECLRWLDKQQHNSVLYVSFGSGGTLSQDQINELAWGLELSGQRFLWVLRPPNKFGIIADIGAKNEDPSEFLPNGFLKRTQGRGLVVPYWASQVQILAHGAIGGFLCHCGWNSTLESVVYGIPLIAWPLFAEQKMNAVLLTDGLKVALRAKVNEKGIVEREEIGRVIKNLLVGQEGEGIRQRMKKLKGAAADALKDDGSSSTMTLTQLALKWKNLSLGVA, via the exons ATGGAGGTCACAACTCACATAGCCATTGTTTCAGTCCCAGTATACAGCCATCTACGCTCAATTCTTGAGTTCTCTAAGCGACTAGTTCATCTCCACCGTGACATTCATGTCACATGCATCAACCCTACATTTGGTTCACCTTGCAACAACACCAAAGccctttttcattctcttccctCAAACATAAGCTACACGTTCCTACCACCAATTAACATGGAGGACCTTCCACATGATACTCACCCCGCAATCCTAGTTCAAGTCACCATCTCTCGTTCTCTACCACTAATCCATGATGCATTGAAGACACTACATTCTAGCTCAAACCTCGTTGCAATCATTTCTGACGGTTTGGTAACACAAGTGTTACCCTTTGGCAAGGAACTCAATATCTTGTCCTACACATATTTCCCATCCACGGCTATGTTACTATCACTGTGCTTGTATTCTTCCATGCTAGACAAGACAATTACTGGTGAGTACAGAGACCTATCAGAACCTATAGAGATTCCTGGTTGCATACCAATTCGTGGGACTGATCTACCTGACCCTCTTCAAGATCGATCAGGTGTAGCATACAAGCAATTTCTTGAAG gtAATGAAAGATTCTATTTAGCTGATGGTATATTGGTTAACAACTTTTTTGAGATGGAAGAAGAGACCATAAGGGCCTTGCAACAAGAAGAGGGAAGAGGAATCCCTTCTGTATATGCAATAGGACCCCTTGTGCAAAAGGAGTCATGCAATGATCAAGGAAGTGACACAGAATGTTTGAGATGGTTGGACAAGCAACAACACAATTCTGTCTTATATGTTTCCTTTGGAAGTGGTGGCACACTTTCTCAAGATCAAATAAACGAGCTTGCTTGGGGTTTGGAATTGAGTGGTCAAAGATTCTTGTGGGTGTTAAGACCACCAAACAAGTTTGGCATTATTGCGGACATTGGTGCTAAAAATGAGGACCCTTCAGAATTTTTACCAAATGGGTTTTTGAAGAGAACACAAGGGCGTGGTTTGGTGGTACCTTATTGGGCATCTCAGGTTCAAATCCTTGCTCATGGTGCAATTGGTGGGTTCCTATGCCACTGTGGTTGGAACTCCACACTTGAAAGTGTTGTGTATGGGATTCCACTAATAGCATGGCCACTCTTTGCCGAGCAAAAGATGAATGCTGTTTTGTTAACTGATGGTTTGAAAGTGGCTCTTAGGGCTAAGGTAAATGAGAAGGGGATTGTGGAAAGGGAAGAGATAGGTAGGGTCATAAAGAATCTACTGGTGGGGCAAGAAGGTGAGGGAATTCGCCAGAGAATGAAAAAGTTGAAAGGTGCTGCTGCTGATGCATTGAAGGATGATGGATCCTCCTCAACAATGACCCTAACACAGTTGGCATTAAAGTGGAAAAACTTAAGCTTGGGGGTTGCATAA
- the LOC100811704 gene encoding uncharacterized protein isoform X2 — MASSGVAGTSTPEFYQNVVVMRHGDRIDNFEPMWVSTATRPWDPPLIQQGRVRAFATGRKFRNNLPFTLHRVFVSPFLRCIQTAAEVVVALSAIAAGDDPNVIVGDDVPIDPSKLKVSVEYGLCEMMSRDAIRLEVAPKDGNWGFDVSEREAMLPAGTVDKNVERVYKEGKVLGWLFLHSKRMLQCTKLITVDTSNLDAQFSRKTSHLLQENLKFLITMVKLA; from the exons ATGGCTTCAAGTGGCGTTGCGGGAACTTCCACACCCGAATTCTACCAGAACGTCGTCGTAATGCGTCACGGCGATCGCATCGACAACTTCGAACCCATGTGGGTGTCCACCGCTACCCGACCCTGGGACCCACCCCTTATCCAACAGGGTCGGGTCCGAGCCTTCGCCACGGGTCGCAAGTTCCGCAACAACCTCCCTTTCACTCTCCACCGCGTCTTCGTCTCTCCCTTCCTCCGATGCATCCAAACCGCCGCCGAAGTCGTCGTTGCACTCTCTGCCATCGCCGCCGGCGACGACCCCAACGTCATCGTCGGCGATGACGTCCCAATCGATCCCTCCAAACTCAAG GTCTCTGTTGAATATGGGTTATGTGAAATGATGAGCAGGGACGCTATCAGACTTGAGGTGGCTCCTAAAGATGGAAATTGGGGCTTTGATGTATCAGAGCGTGAGGCCATGCTTCCGGCTGGGACAGTGGATAAGAATGTGGAACGGGTCTATAAAGAG GGGAAGGTGTTGGGGTGGCTCTTTCTTCATTCAAAAAGGATGTTACAGTGTACGAAGTTGATTACTGTGGATACGTCCAACTTAGACGCCCAATTTTCAAGAAAGACCAGTCATTTACTGCAGGAGAATTTGAAGTTCTTAATCACAATGGTCAAACTGGCGTAA